One Coccinella septempunctata chromosome 8, icCocSept1.1, whole genome shotgun sequence genomic window carries:
- the LOC123319295 gene encoding uncharacterized protein LOC123319295 isoform X1 — protein MDIKENLYYDKGQKKIIGFEDFGGERSGKQAARKVLAFMLVGLNRKWKQPIAYYFTHKSCSSEILRNCLFDVIKAVTNVAKLDIVATICDMGVNNVKCLKELGVTTQKPYFIYGAKKIFIMYDVPHLLKRTYALFRKYNVFLNVQIEESVTTMEAKFSHVRWAYEHDKASPYVFRSLHKLKDNFFDPIMKYAMKVNIAAQVMSRTVSAYLYSMIRNGAMQQECIATASFLMEVDTLFDSFNGNTNQSGKELKCNITENSPHIEYWPKALQMVKSWKFKRLSKSGQVKQSTPPSQMGWITSLNAIRGIWAYVHSKGFTVLRPRSLNQDPLENLFGCIRYGSGCNDNPSAFQFVGSLKAQILNNLIHCSTHSNCEKDNNDLLSNLKSFLEKDEKEGEYQPNEVICMPEISTEETVSIIEADVNGGRAETFSVAYVAGFILKGIYKKITCTGCSALLSSDVLEAHNMFIWNKEWSDKRSLYYPSVVFTISIAQGITSLENFMVDNSNISDLPYHASKFVHNHIDFSWLTCEQHCEQIETITVQSIVNIGIVWWVKRENQKFKNQKNAIIKSKKLMKMKNM, from the exons ATGGACATCAAAGAAAACTTGTACTACGATAAGGGCCAGAAGAAAATCATTGGCTTTGAGGACTTTGGAGGAGAAAGAAGTGGAAAACAGGCTGCCAGAAAAGTTCTAGCCTTTATGCTTGTGGGACTAAACCGTAAATGGAAGCAACCTATAGCGTATTACTTTACCCACAAGAGTTGCAGTTCGGAAATTCTTAGAAATTGTCTATTTGATGTCATCAAAGCTGTTACAAACGTAGCAAAATTAGACATTGTTGCAACTATTTGTGATATGGGTGTTAACAATGTCAAGTGCCTGAAAGAATTGGGTGTGACAACTCAAAAACCATATTTTATATATGgagccaaaaaaatttttattatgtacGATGTCCCTCATTTATTAAAGCGTACTTATGCTTTATTCAGGAAATACAATGTATTTCTGAACGTTCAAATAGAAGAAAGCGTTACAACTATGGAGGCCAAATTCTCGCATGTTCGTTGGGCTTATGAGCATGACAAGGCATCTCCTTATGTCTTCAGGTCCCTTCATAAGCTGAAAGACAATTTTTTTGACCCAATCATGAAGTATGCCATGAAGGTTAACATAGCTGCACAAGTAATGAGTAGAACTGTGTCAGCATATTTGTACTCGATGATAAGAAATg GAGCAATGCAACAGGAGTGTATTGCTACAGCCTCATTCCTGATGGAAGTGGATACGCTGTTCGATAGTTTTAATGGGAACACCAACCAGTCAGGAAAGGAGTTGAAATGTAATATTACTGAAAACTCTCCTCATATTGAATATTGGCCAAAAGCTTTGCAAAtggtgaagagttggaaatTTAAAAGGCTTTCAAAAAGCGGGCAGGTCAAGCAAAGTACACCACCATCTCAAATGGGTTGGATTACATCTCTGAATGCTATCAGGGGAATCTGGGCATATGTGCATTCTAAAGGATTTACAGTATTGCGTCCAAGGTCTCTAAATCAAGATCCTTTAGAGAACCTATTTGGATGCATCAGATATGGATCAGGATGTAATGATAATCCCTCTGCTTTTCAATTTGTGGGTAGTTTGAAAGCCCAAATTTTAAACAATCTAATTCATTGTTCCACTCATTCAAATTGTGAGAAGGACAATAATGATCTTCTCAGCAATTTAaaatcatttctggagaaagatGAGAAAGAAGGAGAATATCAACCTAATGAAGTCATATGTATGCCAGAAATATCAACAGAGGAGACGGTATCCATAATTGAAGCAGATGTGAATGGGGGCCGTGCAGAAACTTTTTCAGTAGCTTATGTTGctggtttcattttgaaagGCATCTATAAGAAAATAACGTGTACGGGTTGTTCTGCTCTATTGTCATCAGATGTTTTGGAGGCACACAACATGTTCATCTGGAACAAGGAATGGTCAGATAAGAGGAGTTTGTATTATCCAAGTGTTGTATTCACAATATCCATTGCACAAGGTATAACTTCTTTGGAGAATTTTATGGTGGATAACTCTAATATTTCTGACCTTCCATATCATGCCTCTAAATTTGTTCATAATCACATTGATTTTTCATGGTTAACATGTGAACAACATTGCGAACAGATAGAAACTATAACAGTGCAAAGTATTGTAAATATTGGAATAGTCTGGTGGGTTAAAAGGGAAAACCAGAAatttaaaaaccaaaaaaatgctataatcaaatcgaaaaaattgatgaaaatgaagaatatgtGA
- the LOC123319296 gene encoding peptidyl-prolyl cis-trans isomerase NIMA-interacting 4: protein MPPKKNDSKQAAKSSKGGEDKGAAKEKKGGTAVKVRHILCEKQGKCLEALEKLKAGQKFPEVAAAYSEDKARQGGDLGWMTRGSMVGPFQDAAFALPISNVNNPVYTDPPVKTKFGYHIIMVEGKK, encoded by the coding sequence ATGCCACCTAAAAAAAACGACTCAAAACAGGCTGCTAAAAGCAGTAAGGGTGGAGAAGACAAGGGAGctgcaaaagaaaaaaaaggtggTACTGCAGTGAAAGTGCGACATATTCTCTGCGAGAAGCAGGGAAAATGTTTAGAAGCACTGGAAAAATTGAAAGCTGGACAAAAATTCCCAGAAGTAGCTGCTGCATACAGCGAAGACAAAGCTAGACAGGGGGGCGATTTAGGTTGGATGACCAGAGGATCAATGGTCGGACCATTCCAAGATGCAGCTTTCGCACTACCTATATCAAATGTAAATAATCCTGTATATACTGATCCACCAGTTAAAACGAAGTTTGGGTATCATATAATTATGGTCGAAGGCAAGAAATAG
- the LOC123318705 gene encoding ER membrane protein complex subunit 2-like, giving the protein MSDLSNDIETLRLWRENNDRKSRETINMWNETLGKNIDKLGKETHVILEQVCLAALDFYNVDIAQKCIWRLYKEFPDSLRVKKLEAMYHEASENYEKALSIINEIIKADPTNSAARKRKVAVLKAQNKIPEAIKELVDYLKIFMVDAEAWQELSELYLTENDYNKAAFCIEELLLHNPHNHLLHQRLADIRYTQGGFENLELARAYYCQAVKLNPKNLRALLGLHMTVSNLQYAPRSTPQKKKENQQLSQWALEEIRKMYSKETAVESLEDRLSALQL; this is encoded by the exons ATGAGTGATTTATCAA ATGATATTGAAACTCTCAGATTATGGCGAGAAAACAACGATAGAAAAAGTAGAGAAACTATTAACATGTGGAATGAGACATTAGGAAAGAATATTGATAAATTAGGAAAAGAAA CCCATGTTATTCTTGAGCAAGTATGCTTGGCCGCTCTAGACTTTTACAATGTAGACATTGCCCAAAAATGTATTTGGCGGTTATATAAAGAGTTTCCTGATAGTTTGAGGGTTAAAAAGCTTGAAGCCATGTATCATGAAGCTAGTGAGAATTATGAAAAAGCCTTGAGTATCATTAATGAAATAATTAAAGCTGACCCCACTAACAGTGCTGCTCGTAAAAGGAAAGTTGCTGTACTGAAAGCTCAAAACAAGATACCAGAGGCTATTAAAGAGCTGGTTGACTATTTGAAGAT ATTTATGGTTGATGCTGAAGCTTGGCAAGAATTGAGTGAACTTTATCTCACTGAGAATGATTATAACAAAGCTGCATTTTGTATTGAAGAGCTTCTTTTGCATAATCCCCATAATCATCTTTTACATCAAAGATTGGCTGATATCAGATATACACAAGGAGGCTTTGAAAATTTGGAATTAGCCAGAGCCTACTATTGTCAGGCTGTTAAATTGAACCCTAAGAATTTAAGGGCGCTTCTGGGTCTTCACATG ACTGTTTCAAACCTTCAATATGCCCCTCGAAGTACCCCacagaagaaaaaagaaaaccaGCAGTTATCTCAATGGGCTTTAGAAGAAATCAGGAAAATGTATAGCAAAGAAACTGCAGTTGAGAGCCTAGAGGACAGATTGTCAGCCCTTCAACTGTGA
- the LOC123319295 gene encoding uncharacterized protein LOC123319295 isoform X2: MDIKENLYYDKGQKKIIGFEDFGGERSGKQAARKVLAFMLVGLNRKWKQPIAYYFTHKSCSSEILRNCLFDVIKAVTNVAKLDIVATICDMGVNNVKCLKELGVTTQKPYFIYGAKKIFIMYDVPHLLKRTYALFRKYNVFLNVQIEESVTTMEAKFSHVRWAYEHDKASPYVFRSLHKLKDNFFDPIMKYAMKVNIAAQVMSRTVSAYLYSMIRNGAMQQECIATASFLMEVDTLFDSFNGNTNQSGKELKFKRLSKSGQVKQSTPPSQMGWITSLNAIRGIWAYVHSKGFTVLRPRSLNQDPLENLFGCIRYGSGCNDNPSAFQFVGSLKAQILNNLIHCSTHSNCEKDNNDLLSNLKSFLEKDEKEGEYQPNEVICMPEISTEETVSIIEADVNGGRAETFSVAYVAGFILKGIYKKITCTGCSALLSSDVLEAHNMFIWNKEWSDKRSLYYPSVVFTISIAQGITSLENFMVDNSNISDLPYHASKFVHNHIDFSWLTCEQHCEQIETITVQSIVNIGIVWWVKRENQKFKNQKNAIIKSKKLMKMKNM; encoded by the exons ATGGACATCAAAGAAAACTTGTACTACGATAAGGGCCAGAAGAAAATCATTGGCTTTGAGGACTTTGGAGGAGAAAGAAGTGGAAAACAGGCTGCCAGAAAAGTTCTAGCCTTTATGCTTGTGGGACTAAACCGTAAATGGAAGCAACCTATAGCGTATTACTTTACCCACAAGAGTTGCAGTTCGGAAATTCTTAGAAATTGTCTATTTGATGTCATCAAAGCTGTTACAAACGTAGCAAAATTAGACATTGTTGCAACTATTTGTGATATGGGTGTTAACAATGTCAAGTGCCTGAAAGAATTGGGTGTGACAACTCAAAAACCATATTTTATATATGgagccaaaaaaatttttattatgtacGATGTCCCTCATTTATTAAAGCGTACTTATGCTTTATTCAGGAAATACAATGTATTTCTGAACGTTCAAATAGAAGAAAGCGTTACAACTATGGAGGCCAAATTCTCGCATGTTCGTTGGGCTTATGAGCATGACAAGGCATCTCCTTATGTCTTCAGGTCCCTTCATAAGCTGAAAGACAATTTTTTTGACCCAATCATGAAGTATGCCATGAAGGTTAACATAGCTGCACAAGTAATGAGTAGAACTGTGTCAGCATATTTGTACTCGATGATAAGAAATg GAGCAATGCAACAGGAGTGTATTGCTACAGCCTCATTCCTGATGGAAGTGGATACGCTGTTCGATAGTTTTAATGGGAACACCAACCAGTCAGGAAAGGAGTTGAA atTTAAAAGGCTTTCAAAAAGCGGGCAGGTCAAGCAAAGTACACCACCATCTCAAATGGGTTGGATTACATCTCTGAATGCTATCAGGGGAATCTGGGCATATGTGCATTCTAAAGGATTTACAGTATTGCGTCCAAGGTCTCTAAATCAAGATCCTTTAGAGAACCTATTTGGATGCATCAGATATGGATCAGGATGTAATGATAATCCCTCTGCTTTTCAATTTGTGGGTAGTTTGAAAGCCCAAATTTTAAACAATCTAATTCATTGTTCCACTCATTCAAATTGTGAGAAGGACAATAATGATCTTCTCAGCAATTTAaaatcatttctggagaaagatGAGAAAGAAGGAGAATATCAACCTAATGAAGTCATATGTATGCCAGAAATATCAACAGAGGAGACGGTATCCATAATTGAAGCAGATGTGAATGGGGGCCGTGCAGAAACTTTTTCAGTAGCTTATGTTGctggtttcattttgaaagGCATCTATAAGAAAATAACGTGTACGGGTTGTTCTGCTCTATTGTCATCAGATGTTTTGGAGGCACACAACATGTTCATCTGGAACAAGGAATGGTCAGATAAGAGGAGTTTGTATTATCCAAGTGTTGTATTCACAATATCCATTGCACAAGGTATAACTTCTTTGGAGAATTTTATGGTGGATAACTCTAATATTTCTGACCTTCCATATCATGCCTCTAAATTTGTTCATAATCACATTGATTTTTCATGGTTAACATGTGAACAACATTGCGAACAGATAGAAACTATAACAGTGCAAAGTATTGTAAATATTGGAATAGTCTGGTGGGTTAAAAGGGAAAACCAGAAatttaaaaaccaaaaaaatgctataatcaaatcgaaaaaattgatgaaaatgaagaatatgtGA